The genomic region GACGCCGAGATAGACCAGCAGCCCCGGCCCGGCGAGCTCGCCGACCACCTCGCCGACCGGGTCGACGCTCTCGTCCTCGACCACCCGGACGCTCGCCCGCAGGACACGCTGGATCACCGCTCGCACAGGTGCATGGTCCCGCACCGCGCCCTCTGGCAGCATGCCGGGATGGCCGAGGACCGCGAGACCACCGACACCGCCGATATGCCCGCCCTCCCCCGCAACGCCCTGCTCGTCACCGTGGCGCCCACCGGCGCCGAGACCGCGAAGGCGGACTGCCCCGCGCTGCCGACCACCCTGGAGGAGCTGGTCGCCACCGCAGTGGCGTGCGAGGCGGCCGGCGCGGGGATGGTGCACGTGCACATCCGCGACGCCGAGCACCGCCCCACCCTCGACCTGGGCCGGCTCATCGAGACCGTCGCGGCGCTGCGCGAGAGCACCGACCTCGTCGTGCAGCTCTCCACCGGCGGCTCGGTGCACGACCCGCTCGAGGACCGGCTGCGGGTGCTCGACGCGGCGCCGGACTCGTGCAGCCTGACGACGGGCACGGTGAACTTCGGCGACGAGGTGTTCCACAACCCGTGGCCGTTCGTGCGCGAGCTCTACCGGCTCAGCCAGGAGCGGGAGGTGGTGCCGGAATTCGAGCTCTTCGACCTCGGCCAGGTCGCCGCGCTGCGCCGGCTGCTCGACACCGAGGGCCTGCCGTACGGCGGGCGGGTGCACTGCGACCTGGTGATGGGCGTGCCGGGCGGGATGCCGGGCACCACGCCCGCGCTGGTCGCCGCGGTCGGGATGCTCCCCGCGGAGGTGACCAGCTGGTCGGCCACCGGCGTCGGGCGCTCCACGCTGCCGGTCGCGCTCGGCGCGCTGTCGATGGGCGGACACCTGCGGGTGGGCATGGAGGACGTGCTCTCGCTCGCCCCCGGCGTACCGGTGGAGTCCAACGCCCAGCTCGTGGAGCGGGCCGTCGCGCTGGGTCGCCTGGCCCAGCGTGAGCCGCTGGACGGCGGCGGGGCGGCCGCCCTGCTCGGCGTGCGCCCCCGCTGACCAGGGACGCACGCTCGGAGCGTCAGTCCTTCTTGCGCTTGCCGGTCTCGGCGGCCTCGGGGGCGTAGCCGTAGCCGTACCCGTAGCCATAGCTGCTGCCGCGGCGGCGCGAGGGCACCATGTTCATGACCAGGCCGAGCGCCTTGGCGTCCACGCTGGCGAGCCGCTCGACGGACTGCGCGAGCTGATCACGGGTGGTGGAGCCGTAGCGCACGACGAGCAGGGCGCCGTCGGCGTGCGAGGCCAACAGCGCGGCGTCGGTGACCGGGAGCAGCGGCGGGGCGTCGATGATCACGACCTCGAACTCGCTGCGGATCTTGGCCAGCAGCTCGGTCATCGCCTGCGACTGGAGCAGCTCGGCGGGGTTCGGCGGGATCGCGCCGGCGCTGAGCACCGACAGGTCGGTGCCCGGGTGCTTCTGGATCGCTTCCTCGAGGCTGACCTTGCCGACCAGCACGGTGGTGACGCCGACCGCGTGGTCGAGGCCGAGCGCGGCACTGGCCTTGGGACGGCGCAGGTCGCCCTCGATCAGCAGCGTCTTCTTGCCGGCCTGGGCCAGCGACAGCGCCAGGTTGAGCGAGGTGCTGGTCTTGCCCTCGTTGGGCAGCGCGGAGGTGACGACCACGACCTTCTCGGCGTGGTCGACCTCGAGGAACTGCAGGTTGGTGCGGATCACCCGGAACGCCTCGGCGCGCGGCGCCGTCGTGGGCAGCGAGGTGATCAGCGGCTCGGCGCGCGCGGCGGCGTCGTAGGCGATCGAGCCGAGCATCGGCGCCGTGGTGAGCGTGGTGGCCTCGGCCGGGTCCTTGACGGTGGTGTCGAGCAGCTCGCGCAGCAGCGCCAGCCCGACGCCCAGCAGCAGGCCGAGCACCAGGCCCAGGCCCAGGTTGCGCACCGGCTGCGGCGAGGAGGGGTTGCTCGGCAGCGACGCGGCGTCCGACAGGCTGGCCCGGACCGGGGTGCGGCCGCCGACGGTCTCGATCTCCTCGATCCAGGCGGACAGCTGCTCGGCGTAGGACTGCGCGATCGCCTGGGCGAGCACCGGCTCGGGGTCGGTGGCCGCGATTTGAACCATGACCGTATCGGGAACGACGTCAGCTGAGACCTTGTCCTTGAGCTCGGCGGCGGTGAGGTCGAGGTCGAGGTCGGCGATCACCGAGTCGGCCAGCTGGGTGGTGTCGACCTGCTGGGCGTAGGAGGTCACCCGCTGGCTGGAGAACAGGGCACCCTGGTAGGCGTCACCGCTGCCGCCGTCCTGGGTGGAGGTGGAGATGAAGAGCTGCGCCGAGGACTGGTACTGCGGGGTCGCGGTGAAGGTCAGCGTCGCCGCCGCCGCCAGCACCACCGCCGTGACGGACAGGATCATCAGCCAGCGGCGCCGAAGCAGCCTCAGGTAGTCACGCAACTCCACGCGGGCACTCCAAGTCAATACAGGGGGATCGGCCCCATGACCCTAACGGCTGTGACCCGGCACTCGTGACCGGCGTCGCACAGTGGGACCGATCCCACACCGGGGCTCATGACAGGGGCCCATGACAGGCTGAGCGCCATGAGCATCGAGGAGATCGCCCGCGAGGCCGAGGCGGCCGACGGTGCCGCACCGCTGGACGAGGCGACCTGGCGCGCCCTGCGGCACCCCGAGCGGGTGGCCGCCTGGGAGCGCGAGGACGGCTTCGCGCTGCTGGTCGGCGAGGAGCTGAGCCTGGTCGTGCGGCCCTCCGCCCGGCGCCGCGGCGTCGGCCGGGAGCTGCTGTCGGCGGTGCTCGCGGAGGCGTCCCCAGAGGCCCGCGGGCGCGGGCCGCTGCTGGCCTGGTCGCACGGCAACCACCCCGGGGCGGCCGCGCTCGCCGCGGCGTACGGCTTCGAGCGGATGCGGGACCTGTGGGTGATGCGCCGCGACGCGAGCGACCCGTTGCCGGCGCTGGAGGTCCCGAGCGGGATCGAGGTGCGCGGCTATCGCCCGGAGGACGCCGACGAGGTGGTGCGGGTCAACGCCGCCGCCTTCGCCGCCCACCCTGAGCAGGGCGCGATGGACGCCGCGGAGCTCGCGGAGCGGATGAGCGCCGAGTGGTTCGACCCCGCGGGGCTGCTGGTCGCCACCGAGACCGGTTCGGACCGGCTGCTGGGCTTCCACTGGACCAAGCGGCACTCCCCCGAGCTCGGCGAGGTCTACGTGGTCGGCATCGACCCGGCCGCGCAGGGCCGCGGCCTCGGCAAGCTCCTCACCCTGGCCGGCCTGCACCACCTCACCGACGCGGGCGTGCGCGAGGTGCTGCTCTACGTGGAGTCCGACAACGCCCCCGCGATCGCCGTCTACTCGCGCCTGGGGTTCCGCCACGACGAGGTGGACACGCACGTGCAGTACCGGCGGAGCTGATCCCTGCCGGAGCGCAGTGGGCTCCGGGCGGAGGCGCTCGACTACGCTCAGCGCCGATGAACGCGGCCACCTCACTCGACGAATCCGACCAGACCGGCGGGCGCCGCTGGCGGCGTCGCGACAAGGCCACTGTGCCTTCTGGACCCACCCCACCCGCTGCTCCGGCCGCTCCCCTCCTCAGTCCCGAGGAGTACGCCGCGCGGCTCGGCGAGGCCCAGGCCGCCGCCGAGCAGGCCACGGCGCTGCGCCGCTCCGCCGAGCTGGCCGCCGCGGAGGCGAACGCCGAGCGGCTGGTCGCCGAGGACGCCGCGCGCGAGGCGCTCGCGGCCCGCGAGGCGGCCGACCGGACGCTCGCGGAGCGTGCGGCCGCGGTCGAGGAGGCCTTCGCGGCCCGCGCCGCCGCCGAGCAGGCGGCCGCGGGCGCCGCCGAGCAACGTGCCGCGGCCGAGTCCGCCGCCACCGATGCCGCCCGCCTGCGCGAGGAGGCCGAGCAGGCCGCCCGCGCCCAGGCCGAGG from Nocardioides sp. dk884 harbors:
- a CDS encoding 3-keto-5-aminohexanoate cleavage protein — protein: MAEDRETTDTADMPALPRNALLVTVAPTGAETAKADCPALPTTLEELVATAVACEAAGAGMVHVHIRDAEHRPTLDLGRLIETVAALRESTDLVVQLSTGGSVHDPLEDRLRVLDAAPDSCSLTTGTVNFGDEVFHNPWPFVRELYRLSQEREVVPEFELFDLGQVAALRRLLDTEGLPYGGRVHCDLVMGVPGGMPGTTPALVAAVGMLPAEVTSWSATGVGRSTLPVALGALSMGGHLRVGMEDVLSLAPGVPVESNAQLVERAVALGRLAQREPLDGGGAAALLGVRPR
- a CDS encoding polysaccharide biosynthesis tyrosine autokinase, producing MELRDYLRLLRRRWLMILSVTAVVLAAAATLTFTATPQYQSSAQLFISTSTQDGGSGDAYQGALFSSQRVTSYAQQVDTTQLADSVIADLDLDLTAAELKDKVSADVVPDTVMVQIAATDPEPVLAQAIAQSYAEQLSAWIEEIETVGGRTPVRASLSDAASLPSNPSSPQPVRNLGLGLVLGLLLGVGLALLRELLDTTVKDPAEATTLTTAPMLGSIAYDAAARAEPLITSLPTTAPRAEAFRVIRTNLQFLEVDHAEKVVVVTSALPNEGKTSTSLNLALSLAQAGKKTLLIEGDLRRPKASAALGLDHAVGVTTVLVGKVSLEEAIQKHPGTDLSVLSAGAIPPNPAELLQSQAMTELLAKIRSEFEVVIIDAPPLLPVTDAALLASHADGALLVVRYGSTTRDQLAQSVERLASVDAKALGLVMNMVPSRRRGSSYGYGYGYGYAPEAAETGKRKKD
- the mshD gene encoding mycothiol synthase: MTGAHDRLSAMSIEEIAREAEAADGAAPLDEATWRALRHPERVAAWEREDGFALLVGEELSLVVRPSARRRGVGRELLSAVLAEASPEARGRGPLLAWSHGNHPGAAALAAAYGFERMRDLWVMRRDASDPLPALEVPSGIEVRGYRPEDADEVVRVNAAAFAAHPEQGAMDAAELAERMSAEWFDPAGLLVATETGSDRLLGFHWTKRHSPELGEVYVVGIDPAAQGRGLGKLLTLAGLHHLTDAGVREVLLYVESDNAPAIAVYSRLGFRHDEVDTHVQYRRS